TGAAATGAGTTATGGGTTAGATGtatatatcaataataataagaGAGTAGTTATTTgcactttattttatttgatttatattctatttaataagtaacatttatttatacatTCTATTTAATAAGTAACACTTATTTATAAATAGAAtgtatataataaaaatgaagTTAAATAACAATTCTCTTAGGGTATGTTTGGTATGAGTAATAAGCAAATGATAGATTGATAAACCCATGTTTGTCTCATTTTTTATGAACCCAATTTATCAAGAAGTCCATGATAAAAAAACCTATTTGGGTGAAAAGACATCCCATTGTTTTGGGAGGCTTGCCAATCTAATtcctaaaatataacataaattactAATTTAGCTCCGAAAGTATCTACAAGCGAGATATAGAATTTTAAGAAGAGTGTTTTTTCTGGTACTTgagctttaatttattttgcatttactttttgtatattttgaaattaaaattaatgttttCTCAGGCACTTGGGCTTTAAAGTCGGGTTTTGAATTTGGGctcaatattaaaaatgagataaaatgcaaaatcatattaatttttattaaaaaaaaataaattgtcaGATAAATACATaatctataatttaaaattttataaaatatttatttattaacagCTGAACACACAGTTTTGAAAACACTGctacaaatatcattttatattcTAAATTGTCATAAATGCTAATTTAAGGTATTTTTTCTCAACAacataaaatgtaaaatttatcatactcattaaaatcttaccaaacaaaacATGTCTTATCACAACATATTATATAtctttaatttgaattttataattaatccAATTATTTATCATTTCCTACCCTCCAAAGATAGCCAAATAATAATACTATGTCACGGTTCAAATTGGACACTTGAAAGTTGGGGAGCATTTATTACAAATCTACAGGCAAAGTGGGGGGCCGGCAACCGTCGGCCGGTCCGAGAACCAATATCGGGATTATAATTTTCATTCCACCCTCCAAATATACCATATTCACAAATCAACCcatattttatcaaatattaacatattACTCCCAACTGAATTTATTGCATTTCTTTTCTCTCCCCACATTTATCTATAATATTATAGAATAACCTTACCATTTCCAGCTCATGAGTATCTTCCTCCTCCCTCCTCTGTTCTTTGTGCCACCAAAACAAAATATGAGTGCCAAAAtctagagaaaaaaaaattgcgaACGTACGAAGAATTGActgctgattttttttaaaaattttatgaagCCACTGAAAATCATCTTTCATTAAACTGGTATGTAAATGTTTTCTGTTTGCAAAATTAAAGCATTTATacaattttggaaatttttaaaattttctattgcATTATTCTCATACATTCAATGCTTATGTTTTCCTTAAATTCATTTATTAGCAATCTTTGCCATTTGTTCGGGAAAAAAATGAGTAAAAACAATCAGCCAAtgattttactgattttagcTTCTTTTTTTCCACTCATTTTGTgctttcaaattattattattcagcATTATTTGTTTTCTTTGGAGGGCTGATGCTTCTGCCTTCTTGGTTGAGTGGTTTAGTTTGAATCTCGTCTGTCAAGCTGATGTGACTAGAGTAATAGGAACATTATTGGCAAgctatttcaaataattagttaGCGTAGAATAATGATTATTATTCATCATAGGTTAATGCAACAGCATATTTCGTTGTAATGATATTCTCCTTCTTTGTGTTTTTAAATATATCTTTTTTCAAGTTTACAACTTTACATAAAGGTCACCTGTGTTTACCTTGCTGGACATGGACGCTTCAGAGATTGAGGAAAATTTACTCTCCATTGGTGAACCGAAGGTATGGAGTAGGATCATAAATGCAGaggatttgtttattttttgacCATGCCTTTTGAAATAATTTGGGGTTGATTACAGAATGATTTTATTTACAAGAATGTGGAAGCATTAAATGATACTTGGGTTCAAATTCTTATTTGATCTTAAATCTATCTCGCTGATCGCATAGAGCACTCATTTAATAGCATTCTCAGCAGGAACATCTCGATTTTTCATAGATGTGCAGTTTGCCAATTGGCAAATAAGTTTggggttttaatttttttatgtgctTTTTGTTagttcatttatttattatatattggaATGTTTTGGTGGGTTTTTTCACCTTAGCTGATACTCGTTGTTGGTGTAGTTACATGGTGAGATGTGCAAGAACCTAAGTTCCGTGTATGCAAAAGTGTTGGCGATATTCCCTGATCTAGAGGCGGCTCGACCAAGGAGCACATCTGGTATTCAAGCACTATGTGCTCTGCATATAGCACTTGAAAAGACCAAGAATTTTCTTCAGCATTGTGCAGAATGTAGTAAACTTTACTTGGTATGACTCATTCTTTTTCACTTCTGAACGATTTTTTTCTTatgcaccaaaaaaaaaaatacgaatttcGAAATGGTAGCTGGCACCACCTAATCTCCCATTTTTGtattttaccaaaatttatGGAGTCAACTCATGTTTGTGTTTAGTAAGAGTATGCAAATTTGTTAATCAATCCCTCCATCACATTTGGTTCGGCTTGATTCTTTGCCTTTTCTTTGTTAGGCAATAACTGGAGATTCAGTGGTAATGAAATTTGAGAAAGCACGATGTGCACTTGAAGATAGTTTAAAACGGGTTGAAGATATTGTTCCACCAGCTATTGGCAGTCAGGTGATTTTGAATTTGGTTCTTCTGTTAACTTAAATGTATTGGAGaagttttaattgatttttggtacaaattatatattaagttattagaaatttgtttgaattttaGTATTCTGTTTTTTTTCCAGATCGCAGAGATTTTGGGTGAACTTGGAAGGATCGAGTTTTCTCTTGATCCGATTGAGAAGCAAATAGGTGACGATATTATTAGATTGCTTCAACAAGGGAGAAATTTCAACAGTAACTCTTATGACAATGAGGAGCTTGAATCTTTTCATCAGGCTGCATCTAGGCTCGGTATCACCTCTTCAAGAGCAGCACTTAGAGAGAGAAGAGCTTTGAAGAAACATGTGGAAAGAGCTCGAGCTGATGACGACAAAAGGAAGGAGTCTATCATAGCTTATCTCATGCATCTCATGAGAAAGTACTCAAAGGTTTTCAGGGGCGAGTTTTCGGATGACTCACCAGGATCAACACCTTGCTCGCCTACTATCCACGGATCATTTGAAGATGGTAACATGCTTGGCTGTAATGGTTTTGCTTTTGATAGGCAGTTTTCGAAACTCTGTTCTTTCAATTTCAAGCCAAATTTCCGGAGATCAGATCAGATTCATGTGCCCCCTGAAGAGTTAAGGTGCCCTATATCTTTGCAACTTATGCATGATCCAGTTATCGTAGCTTCGGGGCAAACATATGAAAGGGTTTGTATAGAAAAATGGTTTAGTGACGGTCACAACACTTGTCCTAAAACTCAGCAGCAGCTCCCTCATCTTTCTTTGACTCCCAATTACTGTGTTAAAGGATTGGTGGCTAGTTGGTGTGAAAATAATAGGATTCCTGTTCCAGACGCTCCACCAGGATCACTTCATCTCAATTACTGGAGGCTAGTGTTATCCGAAAGTGACTCTGCAAACTCAAAATCGTTAGAAAGTTTCGATTTGTGTAAGTTCAAGGGTGTTAAGGTTAAACCTTTGAATGAAAGTGGTATCATTGAGGACGCTGAAGGAAATGAACTGGAAGCTACTTCTGTGCAAAAAGAGGATTGTGGAGATTACCATTCCTTCAAACAGTGTCACGATTTCTTGGCCGTCTTAGAGAAGGATGATGACTTGATGGAGAAATGCAAAGTGGTGGAGCAGATAAGGCACTTGTTAAAAGATGATGAAGAAGCCAGGATTTATATGGGGGCTAATGGTTTTGTAGAGGCATTGCTGCATTTCTTGGACTCTGCTGTCTCTTACAGGAATGGGATGGCTCAAGAAATAGGAGCAATGGCTCTCTTCAATCTTGCTGTAAATAATAAAAGGTATACAAACATCTGTATCGAATGATTTtgaaattcctttgataaaatCCGAACTCTTTAAAGAATCTTTCTACTCGTTTGGTTTtgaaattcctttgataaaatCCGAACTCTTTAAAGAATCTTTCTACTCGTTTGGTTGCTGAAATTTATTTGATACTGCAGAAAAAATTTATGAGCTATACATACAGTATTACTGTAGACGTTTATATAGCCTTTAAATCACATTTTATGAGCATCGTGTTTACGCAGTTTCCACTCTTTTCAGAAACAAAGAATTGTTATTGGCTTCAGGAGTGCTTCCAATATTGCAAAAAATGATAGCTAATACCGATTCTGTTGGAGCAACAACTGCCCTTTACCTAAATCTTTCCTGCCTCGAGGAGGCCAAAGCCATTATCGGGACTACACAGGAAGCTGTATATTTCTTGATCTCCATCCTTAAACTTGAAACAGATGAGCAATGTAAGATCGATGCCCTTCACACCCTATACAACATTTCCAGTCATTCAACCAATATCCCTCATCTTCTGGGAGCTGGTATCATTGATGACCTTCACAATCTTATCACACATCCCAGTGACCACTCTTCAACAGAGAAGTGCATTACCATGTTAATTTACTTAGCTTCGAGTAAATCTGCAAGAGATGAAATCATTGCCTCTCCTGGCCTTATTACCGGACTTGCTACTATCTTGGACATCGGTGAGCCCGTAGAACAAGAACAAGCTGCAGCCTGTCTTCTGATATTATGTAATACGAGCGACAAATGCTGTGAAATGGTTCTTCAAGAAGGGGCGATACCTTCATTAGTGTCGATTTCTGTAAATGGGACAGTTAGAGGTAAACAGAAAGCCCAGAAGCTTCTGATGTTATTTCGGGAGAAGCGACAACGAGTTCCTTCACCTGTTCCCAGTCGACCTATGCCCGAGAACAGTGAGATGGCTTTGCCTTCTCAAAATTCAAAGCCATTTTGCAAGTCAATCTCGAGGCGAAAAGTCGGTAAAACATTGAGTTTTTGGTGGAAGAACAAGAGCTTTTCTGTGTACCAGCGTTGAAAATTTTACTGCTTTGTCTAGACGGCTTCAGTTGTCTTCCCTTGTATATTATGCCTTTATTGCCTGCCTCGGCTTTTCTAGTATCACGATTCTCTTAGAAGAAGTGTACAGTCTACTTTAATCAACGGAGTATCTAGCATAGTTTGAAGTCCCTAGATCTttgttttcaagaaaatgtGGCTAAAATTAGGTGTGAATTTTTGGTTGTAAATCCTCTGGATTTTGTTCAGGGGCCGAGTTTCCATGAGCAGCTTGCATGATAAATGTCTCGTTTCCTCACCATTTCAAATATTCTGCTATACTTGGTGACAGTTGGTGTTGCTTATTCTTGCAATAACTATAAATCTATCACTTGTGCATGGGGTTTTGTGGTTAGATTCGTATCTAAGTCTtgaataatcaaaataaatacaaCTAAAAGCTAGCCAATTCATATTATGTAATAATATATTTGGACATACAAATCCTTGTTAGCCCCTAAAACATTTTGAGACGTTTGTCCTGAAATAAATTTCAGTGATTTATTTTCTGGATAAACCATGCATGGCTTCATCGATCACAATGCACAAAGTTAGAATACAACGGAGTTAAGTTGTCACAAAATCTACTAGCAAgacatctcaaatttttttttttatgttttataaaatatcgcaacatcttattaattatttttaaataaatttttattataaaacaattattatctaaaaatatacttatttttaaaacaacttataaaaattttgtttataaaatttCTATATTTATAAACACTTTTTATAATTACTCGTCAACGTCCAGAAATATGGCGACTGAGGTACAGGTAGTATCAATGAAATGCGATATCCCTCCACTCCAGCAGAACTCAGTTTAACACACACCGGATCCCTCACCCAATTCATCTTCTCCACGAGAGTGCACACAACCTCTTTCGGTGAATCGAATTCGATTCTGCAACTGAAAATGATTGAATCCTCCTCTTTACAACCAAACAATATGCTGATCGGAGTGTGACAGCTCCTCCCTCTCTTTATCAGAATTATCAACGCCATTTAATTGTATGTGCAGATCAAAAATTCTGGATTTCGATTCGTAATTTATATGCTATTTCGCTGCTTATCGTTCTAGTACCTATGCTTAAATCAAAACTTCCGCTCGGTAACCGTTTCAAGACTTTTCGTATGTTTTACGGTTTCGTTATGTATTTGATTGAatcttatttattttagttttctgtaaaaaaaaatttattttttatatttggttTGCTTGTTGGCAGCTTAGTTGATTTGCTTACGTTTGTTTATTCTTTCCGTTGGTTTCAATTTTCTTCTGCATGAATTTCGTATTTGAGCCTTTTCCCCCATTATTGACAATTTACCATTTCCTTGTTTGCTTTTGGAAATTCTTGTAATTAACATGGATCTAGGCTCAGGTATGTGATTAAAATCTTGTGTTTTTTTGCTAAGAATATATTGTTTCGGAAGGGTTTTGCTTTGCTGATGAATTGAACAAAATTATGTGTgctgttcttcttcttcttttttaccAGTTGATCTCATAACTTGATATCCATTTATTAAGCTCTTGAACATTAAATTTGGATGAACAAATTTTGTCCAAATTAATGGATCGATGTTTTTCTGGCAATACAATACGACTGATAAAGAGTTTGGTTTCCTACAATTTGAAATCTTTTAGTTGACGAGACATTTATATAGATTTGATTGACATAATTCCTGATTCTTATTATAAGTATTATTAGGCCTAATTGCACCAATGTAAATTGCATTATCGGCAGGTGTACCTGGCGATGGGAGGTGTTTGTTCCGGTCAGTGGTTCATGGTGCTTGTCTACGTGCAGGAAAGCCATCTCCAACAGAAAACCGTGAAAGGGAACTTGCAGATGAGCTTAGAGCAACAGTACAAAATCCTTTCTTTCTGTTCTGCTGTTTTGAAGGAATTCAGTTGCTTATATTATATTGCATAGTTTTACTTAGGATTCCTTGGTTCTGCAGGTCGCAGATGAATTTATCAAGAGGCGTGAAGATTCTGAATGGTATGATTTGATCGTTGGAAAATTCAAGGATTAGTTCTGAAAACTTCTGACCCTTTCACATTTGTCAGTTATGTATCCATTAACTTCGCATTTTAACTTCAGATAAGAGTAAGTTCAAATGTGAAACACTCGAAACATTTATGGGAATATGTTATCGAGCATGTTGTGTCTTGAGTATAGAATAGTAACTTCATACTGCTTATCCAATTCTTAAATGGGTAACACCTTCAATATATTTTATCCTCAGGTTTGTAGAAGGTGATTTTGATACTTATGTAACACAAATGCGACAGCCCCATGTATGGGGTGGGGAACCTGAGCTGCTCATGTCATCACATGTGTTACAGTACGTGCTCTCAGTGGTTTTTTGTTTGCATTTATATTTCCTTCTGTGCATGGTGAAAATTCGCCCATTTTAATCATCCCAAATGGTTATATTTGTCAATAAGAGCACTGAACAACAAACAATCATCCACATAATTCATTATATGAATTACGTGCCGATGACTATACTGTACTGCACTCGACCTTTtggtaaataataaataataataataatcataatggTTGCAACCCACTAATAATTGACAAAATGCAAATGCTCTTTTTATTGTGTGCTATTAGATGAAAAATGTATTCAACAAATTAACGGGAAAGAAAAACATTTTCAGGGTTCCGATAACTGTTCACATGTTGGATAAGAGGACTAATGCTGTCAAGATTATTGCTGAATATGGCCAAGAATATGGGAAGGAGAATCCAATTCGCGTATTGTATCATGGTTATGGACACTATGATGCGTTAAGGAGCTCTTTAGATGGTTCACAATTGAAGCTGTAAATTCTCCTCTTTATGAGCTATTTTTTCTCATGTCAAACCGCATGCCCTGaacaagtttattcttgttaaAATGTGTGCAACATCATATTACGTTTACCAATTTTGCAGGAATAAAAGTAGATGAAACAATCCTCGGAACCAATTGGTCCTCAATCTGTAGGTTGCATCAATCCAGCAGAAAAGATGGAAGCAATTGTAATGAAAATAGGGATTAGCTTCCTGGTGATTCGAATATCAGCTGAATAAATACTCCCAACTCCAGTTACTTGCTACAACTTTGTCATTAAACTTCAAATATAACTCCCttgaaatattcaatttatcaGAGAATTATACAGTTTGATCACTTGAATATAGCAGATCAATGAAGAGACTGGATTTTtctcatataatatttaatcgCGTATCTTGATTTAAAATGAAAGATACCCTCCGTATTATTCAACATCTTTCCATATTTCCCGAAGCAGCTGATATCTGACAACATTCCTCCCACCCTTTTCCTTCGGCATCAAGCTGAGTTTAGCTAAAGCAGAAGAAGCGAGGAAGCTATCAGGAATGATTGAAGTCAATGGTGAGTCGAGTTCATCCAACTCATCGTCACTGGCAAATGATTTCTTGAGTGTTGATAACCTGCTACTTTGAAGCACTTGGCTTCCAACTTCTCCCACGTAAGTTAACAAAGCTGCGGCGGGTGGTGAATATTTCGTGGGAGTTGCAATGCAAGGAAAGAATGTGACCATATCGTTATGACTGTCAGAAATATCCTGAATTGAGAAAAAATAGCAAGTTGAGAATAACTTGTACACCTCTAGAGAATGCACAAAACAATATATTGAACTATGAAATTTGATGGTATCACATGGGAGTATATGAGGCAGCACCAACCTCAGAATCTAGGGCAGCGACTATGTCGCGTGGCATCGGTTCAGGACAGAATTCATCCGGAATGAAATTGTTCAGAACCCTTTTGATTAGGGTTGGACCAAATGTCGGGCATACCTTCAGAGGAGGAAACCTTAGATGATTACAAACCAAAGATTGTATGCTATTTGGATTCACTAGAATCATGAAATGCATGTGGGTTTCACCTACATCCCATGCGGATCACGTGTGTGGGTGTGATCACTTGTAACACAGATAATATTATTCGATTTGATGGTGAGTCACCTCTTTTCGGGTGGAAGCATCAGCAAGCATTCCAAATGGCAGCATCATAAGATTACTTAACGCATGGAGGAGCTTGAAAGCCTTGAAAGATTTTGGTCTGTTGCCTTCAACAAGAATGTTAGTATCCTCATATGACTCATCTTCTATGTCGAAAAGATCCGTGAGCCATCTGGACCAGTTCCCGATCTACAATAAAtgcagaaaaaaaaacaaaattaagaattttaaactctacaTTGAAAGCAATCAGGCTCGGTCGAATcataaaaaattgtttaatatCAAACAATGAGGATCCGCAACCAACATCAGTTGGTTCCACACTTGACACTTACAGCATTTTTTAACTGTACACCAGCTCCAAAGCTTGATTTCCCAGCTGGAATTGGGAGGACTTTGGAATCACTTATGGGATCAGAAAAAGGATCAGTTGGCATTTCTTCAGCGGATTCACGTAGAATAGCATTGAACATTGCAACATCCAATCTATAAACTAACTGCTCCATTACCTAACAGAAAAATGCAATTCTGTCgtgtttgaattttaaatacgtttttataaaatttagacGACGAGCCCAATACACCCCTAGAAAACATGGTAGTAATTAATACGGGGAAGGTAATTCAACTGTATAAGTTGATCCAAGAACCCTTGCCCAAACTGTCGTGGGCTGGGAGACGCCCAACCCATGGCTCATCGTTGCGCGTGTAGAGCCCACCTGGGGTTGGACATTTCTTGGCAGCACAGATACATGGGTCCCACTCTAGTACCACTTTGACATGTGCCTAATCCACCCCTAGAAAACTAGTTACTATTGGTGAAGGATATCCCTGTATACATTCACAAGTCGACTGGGGATGGTAGTGTTGCACAAGGTTGTTTATAAAACGTACCATTCTAACCAGCACAGACAAGCAGCCACATTCATGCCCCCCAGCCCGAATCGGACAAAGCCTTTCACATGCATCTTCGAATGCTTTCTTCCATAACTCGATAGCCAAGATTCCCTGTTCATGATTACCTATATTATTTCTTCTTCCATTCGATTTCTTCATGCCTGAACTGTTGTTAGTTCTATCGCTACTTTTTGCTAGATTTGGCTGCATATGTGGGGTAAAAGTCTGCagcaaatgaaaataataataattcttaacttcaaaatctgaaataaacATGGAGCTTTCAGTTGTTTTTAACATATTGCAAATAGTGAGAGTAGTGGTGACCTGCCACCAAACTGACTCAACAATCCGAGAAAAGAGCCAAGATTCAACTTTTTCGAGTGCAATAATGAATGTCAAGACATCCTCAAAGTCATCAAATTCTTCAGTTGGTTTAGTATTCTCCTCATCCATGTGAGAAGAGTCTAGCTGTTTATTTGTTATTCTTCTAGCTGATTCAGATTCAGGGCCATCATGTTTTATTTGTGATACATTAGAATGTGGTAATTCAGCAGCAATTTGGCTGACAATGGCCCTCAACATAATTGAATTTGACAACCAGTATGTCAACCTGTAACATTTTTACAAATCTTGATATTATCAATATcatgatatatctttgagttctAACAGTTAAAAATTTGGTGGGATGAGTAGCATGAAAAAGGACAATGATAGGATGCCTGTTGGATAGGCATATAAAGAAATGTAATATTTTCTAAACAAACTTACCTTGGGACGTCGTTTCCGCATGCTTTAGAAACCAAAACCAAACCAGACACCACAGCTCTTGCAGCACTAGACCGCTTTGCTTGAGATCCTTCTCTGCAAATGTTACTGTAAAATCTTGAAAGTCGTCTAGCTGGGGCATGGACCTTATTTCCCGAACTGGCATGCTCAGCAACTACTGAATATAATCCAACCTCAACTGCTGCAGCTTCTTTCAGTTCTTCCTCAAGCATCTCAATTCTAGTTTTCCATTCATTTTTACTGTCAAAATGCTCACCTTTTTGTTCTTTTCCTTCAGTTTTTGAGCTATGTTTACCTTTCTTGTGATAGACATTATATATATCGAGGTCAGGTGCTTTTCCCCCAGCATAAAAGTCGGCCAGAAATCCGTTCCCTTTAGTTGTGCCGTGTATTTGGATGGATTTTACATGCTTCAACTGAGGTTTGTTACTGCTGGATGGAGGAACTAGTGGAGCTTTTCTATTTGGTGCAAGATTATCGCTTCTTGTTATCACCTGTCTTTTCGCATTATCATCTGATAATTTATCGAGTAACAGTAACTTATTCCCTGGAGAATGGCTTGTCCCTTCCGATATCTGTTCATCACATCGAATATCTTTTCGTAGCCTTTCACCAACATGTGAATCGTCGATCAGAACATTTTCACCAACATGTGAATCGTCGATCAGAACATCTTCTGGTTGCAATTCTTTATCTTGAGAAGAACTGCTTCTTCTATAATTATCAGCTTCAACCGCTTCAGAAGAAAATCTTTCGAAGGATTTGTCTTCAACATATTGCCGAGTGTTTCTGCTACTTTTATAGTTGCTGTTAGCAATAACTTCATGGGAACTGGGGTAAACACTTCCCCTCACAAAACTTGTTgcagtgttattgggcttggtATGCATCTCTCGAAAACTTATGGATGAGGGAGAGGATCTAATGGAGGGGGGAACAGAGTTCTTGACAGATGTCATGCTTCGCTCAGAAAACTTGGACAATGAAACCTGGTCATTTACATGGTTCCTATCATCAAATAATGAATCATTTGATGGAGGCCGTAAGTTCTTGTTTTGCTCTTTCAAAGAGTCGATTCCAGCATTTCCATATCCATTCTGCATTTTTAACTTCAAATAAGTACCACGAGGTACAAGTAAACACATTGAGTAGAAAGAATTATCAATACTATGCGGTAAGATAAGTAATGTAGCCTAAGTATAGATgtcaatataaattaaattttaagaaaacTTGCTTACCTTCTCATTATGAGACAGTGAAGTTGTTAGAGATCCGATGGTTGATGAACCAGGTGCCCTTGATGAATGTGAAGAAGCATCATCATCAGTAAAAGAGGCGATTTCTGAGCTATTGTCATCATATTCAAGGAAGCCCACTTTAGGCGAGGAATTAGAGCTATCCATTTCAACAGGGTCAAAACTAATAATTAAACCCGGTTGGACTGAAATACTTGAACTTTTCTTGAAGCTTAACGGGACATTTATATTTAATACATGATCCATTACTCCATAATCTGCAAGATTCAATGAAGCTGTCCCCAAGAGTTGTCCTTTAGCCTTATCCTTTCGAGGCTCGAATAAGCTAAACTCCAAATAATTCTTCTTAAACTTATCACCAGCTTTTTTGTCTTGGTGAAGAGTAATAGGAAGCACGAAAGACTCGTTAAATACGATATTGGATTCCCCAGCAACAGAGATAAATGAACCAGAATTTTGATCACCATTTTCCCACTGAATCAAAACGGTTTGAACAGATTTAAGAGACTCAGATGGTGGCCAAGGCCTAATCTCCTGTATTTGGACAATGTACTGAACTCTAACTGAAGCACCCCATTTGTGCTTCGATCTCAGTCCAAGAACCATAGCTAGAGCAAGATAATTAAGAGCTAAAGCTGGTCGGTTAATTCTGATCGACTACAACATgatgaggaaaaaaaattcatcataGAGAATTTAGGTAATAACACTCATGAATACAGTCTACAAATAAAGATCTTCTGAGATTTCTCGGTATAATGAGATTTTGCAATTTTCATCTATACACTAACACTTGAAAATAATTCAGGAATAAGATGATGTTCGCAACTATCTCTAAAGATCCACAAACACTCAGAAAACTATGGCCCACTCAGGGATTTGGTGCAACAGATTAATTTATGATGGAagctcaaaataaataaatagacaatatgcatgcaatttgaaaatttcgcaTTCCAGTGGATTGCCTTCGGTTTCCCTGTCGAGACTCACGGATACATCCTCAAAAAAATGCAGTAAAAACTTAACCAATCAAGCAGACCAAACAAAAAGAGAAGAACGATCAAGCTAAAATGGCCACATTTGCAAACTACCCAAATAAAGAACCATATTACTGTAAAAGAATCACCATTTTAATTTCAGGATCCAGTAAAATATtccaaaaaaagaaacaaaccaTCATAGGACCAATCAATAATTTAGCATCCAGCTATCAAATGCCACAACACAGAAATGGTAAAAATACACAGAAGATCACAGTTGCGTCCATAATTATCAATGAAAAACAACTACACTGAGCTAACTAAGAGAAACAAGAAACAGACAGAGAGAAAAAAGGCAGTCTTTTACCAGAAGATTGAAGAACAAAAGAGACTTATGCTTCTTGCAATGCCTTTTGAATAACCGATTTTGTTTATTTCCGCAGATGGGATTCCTTGTTTGTTTGAGGAGAAAGTAAAAGAAGGCGTAAGAAAGTCCAAAAGATTGAAAATTCAGAAGAGGTGGAGGAAGAAGAATTTTGCGTTCG
The DNA window shown above is from Primulina huaijiensis isolate GDHJ02 chromosome 12, ASM1229523v2, whole genome shotgun sequence and carries:
- the LOC140989597 gene encoding uncharacterized protein isoform X3, producing the protein MVLGLRSKHKWGASVRVQYIVQIQEIRPWPPSESLKSVQTVLIQWENGDQNSGSFISVAGESNIVFNESFVLPITLHQDKKAGDKFKKNYLEFSLFEPRKDKAKGQLLGTASLNLADYGVMDHVLNINVPLSFKKSSSISVQPGLIISFDPVEMDSSNSSPKVGFLEYDDNSSEIASFTDDDASSHSSRAPGSSTIGSLTTSLSHNEKNGYGNAGIDSLKEQNKNLRPPSNDSLFDDRNHVNDQVSLSKFSERSMTSVKNSVPPSIRSSPSSISFREMHTKPNNTATSFVRGSVYPSSHEVIANSNYKSSRNTRQYVEDKSFERFSSEAVEADNYRRSSSSQDKELQPEDVLIDDSHVGENVLIDDSHVGERLRKDIRCDEQISEGTSHSPGNKLLLLDKLSDDNAKRQVITRSDNLAPNRKAPLVPPSSSNKPQLKHVKSIQIHGTTKGNGFLADFYAGGKAPDLDIYNVYHKKGKHSSKTEGKEQKGEHFDSKNEWKTRIEMLEEELKEAAAVEVGLYSVVAEHASSGNKVHAPARRLSRFYSNICREGSQAKRSSAARAVVSGLVLVSKACGNDVPRLTYWLSNSIMLRAIVSQIAAELPHSNVSQIKHDGPESESARRITNKQLDSSHMDEENTKPTEEFDDFEDVLTFIIALEKVESWLFSRIVESVWWQTFTPHMQPNLAKSSDRTNNSSGMKKSNGRRNNIGNHEQGILAIELWKKAFEDACERLCPIRAGGHECGCLSVLVRMIGNWSRWLTDLFDIEDESYEDTNILVEGNRPKSFKAFKLLHALSNLMMLPFGMLADASTRKEVCPTFGPTLIKRVLNNFIPDEFCPEPMPRDIVAALDSEDISDSHNDMVTFFPCIATPTKYSPPAAALLTYVGEVGSQVLQSSRLSTLKKSFASDDELDELDSPLTSIIPDSFLASSALAKLSLMPKEKGGRNVVRYQLLREIWKDVE
- the LOC140989597 gene encoding uncharacterized protein isoform X1, whose amino-acid sequence is MVLGLRSKHKWGASVRVQYIVQIQEIRPWPPSESLKSVQTVLIQWENGDQNSGSFISVAGESNIVFNESFVLPITLHQDKKAGDKFKKNYLEFSLFEPRKDKAKGQLLGTASLNLADYGVMDHVLNINVPLSFKKSSSISVQPGLIISFDPVEMDSSNSSPKVGFLEYDDNSSEIASFTDDDASSHSSRAPGSSTIGSLTTSLSHNEKNGYGNAGIDSLKEQNKNLRPPSNDSLFDDRNHVNDQVSLSKFSERSMTSVKNSVPPSIRSSPSSISFREMHTKPNNTATSFVRGSVYPSSHEVIANSNYKSSRNTRQYVEDKSFERFSSEAVEADNYRRSSSSQDKELQPEDVLIDDSHVGENVLIDDSHVGERLRKDIRCDEQISEGTSHSPGNKLLLLDKLSDDNAKRQVITRSDNLAPNRKAPLVPPSSSNKPQLKHVKSIQIHGTTKGNGFLADFYAGGKAPDLDIYNVYHKKGKHSSKTEGKEQKGEHFDSKNEWKTRIEMLEEELKEAAAVEVGLYSVVAEHASSGNKVHAPARRLSRFYSNICREGSQAKRSSAARAVVSGLVLVSKACGNDVPRLTYWLSNSIMLRAIVSQIAAELPHSNVSQIKHDGPESESARRITNKQLDSSHMDEENTKPTEEFDDFEDVLTFIIALEKVESWLFSRIVESVWWQTFTPHMQPNLAKSSDRTNNSSGMKKSNGRRNNIGNHEQGILAIELWKKAFEDACERLCPIRAGGHECGCLSVLVRMVMEQLVYRLDVAMFNAILRESAEEMPTDPFSDPISDSKVLPIPAGKSSFGAGVQLKNAIGNWSRWLTDLFDIEDESYEDTNILVEGNRPKSFKAFKLLHALSNLMMLPFGMLADASTRKEVCPTFGPTLIKRVLNNFIPDEFCPEPMPRDIVAALDSEDISDSHNDMVTFFPCIATPTKYSPPAAALLTYVGEVGSQVLQSSRLSTLKKSFASDDELDELDSPLTSIIPDSFLASSALAKLSLMPKEKGGRNVVRYQLLREIWKDVE